The Myxococcota bacterium genome contains a region encoding:
- a CDS encoding TIGR03619 family F420-dependent LLM class oxidoreductase, which translates to MRFAYHAAMCDPDFYLPLALACEEVGFDTFTLPDSICYPQESDSKYPYNGDGDREFLDGVPFLEPFTVVPAMGAITTKLRFSTSVYKLAIRQPAIVAKQLASVAVLTKNRFTFGIGISPWPDDFAATQIPWERRGKRMDEMMEILRGLLTGEYFGYDGEIFQLDPIKICPAPSEPVPLLIGGHAKPALRRAARLADGFIHAGGSADEFKVLIDEIDGYRREYGRENAPFEYQAMSGDAFSTDGVKKLEDYGVAESIVAFRNPYDAEPDTRSLEDMVGQIHWFADNVIAKVG; encoded by the coding sequence ATGCGTTTTGCCTACCACGCCGCCATGTGCGATCCCGACTTCTACCTGCCCCTCGCGCTGGCCTGCGAAGAAGTCGGCTTCGACACCTTCACGCTGCCCGACAGCATCTGCTACCCGCAGGAGTCGGACAGCAAGTACCCCTACAACGGCGACGGTGATCGCGAGTTCCTGGATGGCGTCCCCTTCCTGGAGCCCTTCACCGTGGTGCCGGCGATGGGCGCGATCACGACGAAGCTGCGCTTCTCGACGTCCGTGTACAAATTGGCGATCCGGCAGCCGGCGATCGTGGCGAAGCAGCTCGCTTCGGTGGCGGTGCTCACGAAGAACCGTTTCACCTTCGGCATCGGGATCAGTCCCTGGCCCGACGACTTCGCGGCGACGCAGATCCCCTGGGAGCGGCGCGGGAAGCGCATGGACGAAATGATGGAGATCCTGCGCGGGCTCCTCACCGGCGAGTACTTCGGCTACGACGGCGAGATCTTCCAGCTCGATCCGATCAAGATCTGTCCGGCGCCGAGTGAGCCGGTGCCGCTGCTGATCGGCGGGCACGCGAAGCCGGCGCTGCGCCGGGCCGCGCGTCTCGCCGATGGTTTCATCCACGCCGGCGGCTCAGCCGACGAATTCAAGGTGCTGATCGACGAGATCGACGGCTACCGCCGCGAGTACGGTCGCGAGAACGCGCCCTTCGAGTACCAGGCCATGAGCGGCGACGCGTTCTCCACCGACGGGGTGAAGAAGCTCGAAGACTACGGAGTGGCGGAGTCGATCGTCGCGTTCCGCAACCCCTACGACGCAGAGCCCGACACCCGTAGTCTCGAGGACATGGTCGGCCAGATCCACTGGTTCGCGGACAACGTGATCGCGAAGGTGGGGTAG